The Mercenaria mercenaria strain notata chromosome 6, MADL_Memer_1, whole genome shotgun sequence genome contains the following window.
ACGATTTATGATCCAGAATCATACAGTCTCCACATCCAACTGCATCATGCTGCTTGCAGAAAAACTTTACAATTTCCGAGGCATGTTTCGTACAGGTCAAAGTGCATCCATATTTAGCCGACGATGGTGTCTTATCTTTCGGCATGTTATATTTATCCAGAAGAACATGGTGTCTAGTCGGGGTTGGTTTACAGTGATATTTGTAACATGTTATGCATAAATATTCCTCACAATTTTGACAGAATCCCGCGGCTTCCACATGGTGTCCTTCACCAGCGCATGGCTGACATGAAAACTCAAAGTCATCTGCTGAACCTCTCGATAAACTTAAGTTTTTGTCATTTGACGACCTTCGACCAGAAACTTCCATATCAACAAGTAATTCTTAATTGATGAGAACAGATACCTACTTCAACTTTAAAATATCCATCACATATATGTCAATTCTAAATTTTGTTTAACCCTAGATACCGTGTTTATCTGAAGATAaataatgaaaccttgcatagaCTTGACGATATTTGATAATAATTTACTTCCTCCTAGTAATCACGTGATTATATATTAAAGGTcggttaggcgtaaaaaaattgtttgtttccggtatcccgacctaccttaaatttttggcccgaccctaaatgtttttatggatttggagaatttttttttcaactttttaacaaaaaaaatacaaaactaaactttttatgctttaaacatggtcagtgttgttagaaatcaacttactgatgctctaaaggcataacccccttatccgcattcatttttttacataaaaaatttccgaaaagtctcacttaataaaaaaagatcaaaaaaaaaatattccgacctacctaccctacttttttttagcatgttaggCCTTATTAATAAACATATTCGAGGAGTTTGATTCGACTACTAGTATTTGAATCCGTTCCACACTTTGCATTTAAAAGCTTTACTAAAATTTTCTATGTTTGAAAGGGAGCTTAAACTGTAATTGCATATGCCCAAGACTTCGAACGTACAAGTGATCGTGAGAAACATGTTAACATGTATCTCTTTAAAGGCACATCTGACTGTTTcctttgtcatgttcatagtcaaggacaattgccacagtgtctatattgacaaGGGGCAACATTTTCTTACGTGCAGAAATTCTTCTTTGAACTGCGTTTACTGATGGAAAATCgtatcaaaaacagaaatataaaataaaacaaatcataggaaccaagccttggtcatgaattatctgcctttgaatgtcggaaaatactgaaaaatctattttcaagggcaaaGGCTGCAAATAAAGTCTACAAACAGACAATGTGAACTTGGTTGAATAACGCGAGAAAAAACCGTAACTGTGCTTAAAATTCCCAACGTCATAGCACCATAGCGTGAAAATAAACCTGGTTGtcaaaacatttcaggaacatatTCAAAAATCTATGGAGaagagaacgagcagtaaaatgtttaataagaagtataaTAGTAGGGAAACTAAGTTCTGTGACAAGGGAGGCTTCCCATATCACAGAACACCTTACTCCACTACtactattatatatgtatattataacaACAAGTGTTCGTTTAATTGCATCCTAACGATTTATCATAAATATCTTAccgcaaagaaaaaaaaatatcagattttttttctaactatATAAGAGCTGGAACATATACATAAGttaaaaatatgttgataatagGACCACTTTAATGGTTCAGTATTTGACAGCAATTATAATTTCTCGGTACTTGATGTCTTCTTGCTAGTAAAAAGGACTAATTTATGCTTAAAATTTCctgtttctgaaaaagaaaatctcTATATTTCATCCTTTTTATCGTATTTTCAAGCTGTCATAttgaaaagttgaaaataaaCACTTGtaatgatgctgcagaccaagcTCAATGAGtacatgaaaatgtatttctatttctagctctaaccaataaataaataaataagtagatGCATTATCATATCCCACCCCCTTAATATACTATGAAATGGTACAGATCTACgatctcttcaagagatctaacctgcatataTGTTCTACCTAAAGATTTCTAGTGCCCCAGTTTGTAAAAATAGGACGTTACAAAATTGCTACAGGTCATGTTTAATGAAtgtatttctgtaaataaactgtaaatatgtATGCTTTGGATTTATATTATTGTGCACAATTAACGACAAAACACAACATGGTAAAAATAGGACCCAACAAAATTTCTACAGAacatgtttgatgaaaatccatcaagtggttaTGAGAAGTcattgcaagttttttttctatttttagcactagcAACCCCCAAAAGGGACCAAGCtttcccatttgaacaaaactgttcgccagagaggaccttataatgatgctaccaAGCGAGTTTAATAAAGATCAAAGAAGCTGTTCATGAAAAGGCCTCTAAAAGgcaccaagtgcccccatttgaacaaatttgagaaggGACCTTAAAATGacgatacagaccaagtttgatgaagatcattcACTAGGTTCATGAGTTGTCTaaacatttttcttcttcttatttATTTGCTCTAGTGGCACCTAAAaaaggccaagtgcccccatttgaataaattaaaaGTGAGAACCTTATGATTATCttacaagtttgatgaagatgttCTCCATACtgttttctatatacatgtatatgccaaaTTTCAGTAAGAAATCTCTTACACTTTTttcatttattgcagaatttgcaTTTTGTTTCATATTACTGGACCCTTTCCTGCCATAGCAACTATAATGTTTGCCTTAGCAACAAAAGAAAATTGCATGTGTATTTTGTAATTGTCATCTATCcattaccaagtttcatgcaatTTTATGTCTTGTAGTTTTTTAAAGTTACCCATGGAGATCTCTCAGCGTGactgatagacagacagacagtggCAAACAGTTTCACTGGTATAGGATTAGCAAGAGGGGCAAGATGGccataggtcgctcacctgagtaacacaccataacagtggaaacatgttttatctagtgatttcatggagacaaatattatgaccaattttcagattggacgtggcctcttgagtgtaaacaagcattttctttggtttgacctagttttttaccccatgcTCCTTTGGTATTGACAGCgtgtttacagaaaatttagtatttgcgtTATATTTTCGTGTCATGCAGCAGCTATGTttacttttcatggaattgtaaacaaaatgctctacaaccaaatgaaaatgcGTGCTTCAGAGCTTGAAATAATTTCGTTTTTGTAGGCCAGTGGCCGCCTCTGAAATGATTGAGttcataatatttttcattcCAGTTCTTAGTATTCTATTGATGTGTTCAGCTTCGACAAATCTGTTATGACTATCTATATTAACGTGATATTATAATGGTGAAAGAATATTTGCCACCAATATCGGCTATTTTTGATCGGCAATGACTTTGAGTATTGCTAGGCGGTGTAAGGTCAAGTCCTTGTTCAAAACTTCCGTAGCTggcaattttacagtgatattttcatttttgtacgaaggtatgtttaggacatgcatttatctTTTTAAGATTAAGTTATCTTGTATGCACGacataagatgtcgagcgcatgACGTATTATCTCGTGTGCGCGACATATCATCTCGTGGGCtagacatcttatttcgtgcgcacgaaatcatttctcatgcgcacgacatcttatcaccTGCGCTGGACATGTTATCTCGAAAGCATGACATCTAATCTCGAGCACATGACATGCTATCTCGTGCGCAtcacatcttatctcgtgcgtaccACATCTTTTCTCGAGCTCACGCCATCTGATCTCGCGCTCTCGACATTATATGCCAATGTGACACCAATTCAAATGCCAGTTCGActagattttgttttgtttgtacttATACGAGTACGATAACTTCGAACTCTTTTGCAGGGTTTTAAGTCAGATACACAAACGGatgaaaaaatacagcaaaaattcAGTGACAACGCAAAGGAATAAATTGAAGTCCTAAAAATCAAAGGTTTTCTTTGTTTCCCCTTAATTCATGCACGCATATTTCataacttttctgacaatgtgcGAATTGATTccatcagtcgaactgaaattggTTGCTATTCTAACATACAACAGCATCATTATGTTCGTTACcatttgaagataggatgaccaattatatgcattgctctcccaaatgatgtgacAAACTTGTGCTTTTGTGGAAGTTTGAAAAACATCTGAATTGGCGGAGCCCTAATTACCAACTCGTTTATAGGTAAGACGTCGtatgctcgagataagatgccgtgcgcacaaaataagatgtcgtgacAACGAGTAAGATGCCGTGAACACGACATAAGATTTCGTGACCACGAGCTTAGATGTCTTGTACCCGAGATAAGATATCATGCACTTGAGATAAAATGTTGTGCACACATGATAAGATGTCGTTTGCACGAAATGCGATGCTGTGCGCTCAAAGTAAGATGTTGTGCGTCCGAGACAAGATGCGGTGTGCACAAAAGTCATGAACACgtgataagatgccgtgcgcatgACATAAGATGTCGTGAACATGAGCTAAGATGTCATGCGCCAAAGATAAGATGTAGTGCCCTTGACATATCATGTTGTGTGCAAGAGATAACACGTCATGCAACTGTGAAGTGTGCAACTTGCTGAGCAAACAAGACAATATGTCGTGCGCTAGAGATATGTCCTTTGTACGAGATATGTTGttgtgcacacgagataagatgtcgtgctctcgagataaaatgtcatgcGCTTGAGATAAtctggggcctccatggccgagtggttaagctcGCTGACTTCAAAACACTTACCAATGTTGGTTCTAACCTCAgtgaggcgtagaattcttcatgtgaggaagtcatctagcTGCCTTTCAAAAAGCCGATGATTCTACGCAGGTGACTGCTTATGATGAAATACTGcacagagaggcacctggggtcttccctcACCATCAAACTTTGAATGTCGCCATAATTATGACCGATtcttgtgtcggtgcaacgttaatcccaacGTAACTCAGATGTCGCGCactagagataagatgtcgtttcCAGGAGATAAGATATcttgcgcatgagataagatgtcgagcgctcgagataattaAGATCTCCTTCGCACGAAATAAGAAGTCGTGACCACAAGATAAGATGTTATGCGCACGACATAAGATGTTGTGACCAccagataagatgttgtgcaccCGAGATAAGATGTAGTGTACACGGGATTAAATGTAGTGAGCACGAGATAATTCAatcttataaataaaaaatgcattttctaaaCATACCAACATATTTCTGGGCAATatgttaatgaaaaatgttacggAACACGGTGAAATGACAGTACTGTCgcaaaaaatgatataaataaagatGTCGAAGTGGTCTCTGCAACTTTAAATTATTGGAATAAATCTATTGCGATATATCGGTCAAATGTCCTTCAAGTTCATAACCTACTAAGGGTGAAACAGGTTTAAGGCACCGCTCATTGTAAGTGTAGGATTACTCATAAAAACTGTATTATTCTTGACACGTAATAGCATAATAAACACACTGAACAGATTTTATAGAACTATAATGTTGTTAATCAGCAGTATAGAAAAAGAGCACAGAGAATCTTTATGTATTAAAGAACTTAAATGGGCCATGATTGCATTGAAATCAAACTATTCAAGGACAAATAGGTCCgtgtgcatttatttattttttatcatggcAAACAATAAGTACAGAAGATTATTTTGTCTGGTTTATTTGAGAACCTTAATAACTTAGTCATCTTCGCAAACATAAACGTAAGTTAACAACTTTTTTAATACAAGATATCTGTGTATATATACCATGCAATTAAATAGTTGCGTAAACTAAATACATGCCGCAATTTGTTACAGATAAATCAAATATCTAAAACTTTTCATGATTTATCTTCAAAATCAGCTCATACTTATCATTCTGTGCAAACTGATTAAGTAAGTTTGTAATTGAGAATTGTGTTACATTTTGATCCTTCAGTACTTAGAAAAAGTGACTCTGATTCTCTATTAAAACACAAGGCATATGGCCTCCTTGTCTTGTTCAGCACAgtctttattttcttgttttctgatgACAGTAGATGTAAATTGTTATTTCCATTGTTGCAAACTAGCACTGACCCGTCGCTGTAAACGGCAATTCCTTTTGGGGATAAGAGGTTTGTATCTTTGTATGTATCAAGTATCTTTCCTGATGTAGTAACTTTAGTCACTGAATTAGTAAAGAAATCAGAAACATAAATACAGTTCCTATCACGATCTACAGCTATGTATTGCGGAAACTGAAATAAAGCCTTCCCGCTGCTGTCAGTATCAATCTTCTGTATAACTTTCCCATCTAGACTCAGTATCTCCACTTTTGGAGGATCGATATAAGACACAACAAGCCTGTTATTGCTGTAGGCTATTCCCTCACATCTTCCATCTACAGCAAAGTCGCGAGTCTTTGACAGACCACTTCTGAAGGACAAGAGACATATTTTTCTCTCACTGGTCACGGTAACTGCTAGCTGATCGTATGAAACATATGTTATATCCCAAGTTTCAGCTTTAAGTTTGAGCTCAGAAGTAATTTTATCAGATTTGATATCAATTAGCTTCACCGAATGATTGTAAAAATCAGTGCACACAAGTGTATCAGGAGCTATAGCTACAATTCCTGTGATACCACAATTACTTCTATCAGTAGAAGATTTTACCCTGACTTCTCCGATAACAGTTGGTGTTAAATCTTGGAGACGCCTTGGAGACATGACCTGGCGATTTCTTATTTGTTTTGGTCGAATATCACCCAGAGAACCTTGTTTCGTTTTAAAATATTCTaggattttattgtttttctcaAACGTATACATACTGGGCTCATTTTTCTCGTTCAGAAATTTCAGTTCCTCTTCTGTTTTCTTCAGGCGAAAACTTATTTGTTTCGCTTGCACAAATAAATCACCGGACTGCTTCGCTTGTGAAGCAAGCTGTGAATGGATGTCTTCGAGTTCGAGTTTCATCGGTTGTAACTCATTTTCAAAAGCCTTTAACATTGTGtcagttttcattttcagtgtTTCACATTGATCCAATAGTTTTTGTTCGATATCTTCCAAATATTTATCTACTTGTTTCCGAAAAGCTCGAATATCCCCTACAGTTTTAGCATAAAGTCTATAAACTTCTTTACCATCTTCTTCAATCTCTTTCTTCAGCGATTTAGCATTGTTCTCAAGCTGCTTAGCCCTTGCAACGAGCTGCACATATTCCTCGCCATCTATAAAATCCTTTGAAATATCGGGAATGTAATCGATCTTACACGATTTATGATCCAGAATCATACAGTCTCCACATCCAACTGCATcatgctgcttacagaaaaactTTACAATTTCCGAGGCATGTTTCGTACAGGTCAAAGTACATCCATATTTAGCCGACGCTGGTGCCCTGTCTTTTGGCATGTTGTATTTATCCAGAAGAACATGATGTCTAGTCGGTGTTGGTTTACAGTGATATTTGTAACAGGTTATGCATAAATACTCCTTACAATTTTGACAGAATCCCGCGGCTTCCACATGGTGTCCTTCACCAGCGCATGGCTGACATGAAAACTCAAAATCATCTGCTGAACCTCTCGATAAACTTAAGTTTTTGTCATTTGACGACCTTCGACCAGAAACTTCCATATCAACAAGTAATTCTTAATCGGTGAGAACAGATACCtacttcaattttaaaatatccaTCACATATATGTGAACTCTAAATTTTGTTTAACCCTAGATTACGTGTTTTTCAAAAGATAAATAATGAAACCTCGCATAGACTTGTCGATATTTGATAATAATTTACTTCCTTCTAGTTATCACGTGATTATATGTTAAAGGTCGGTTATTAATAAACATATTCGACTACAAACTCGGGATTTGATCCGTTCCACGCAATATGGATActaactttaccaaaattttctATGTTTGAAAGGGAGCTTAAACTGTAATTTCATAATGCCTAAGACTTCGAACGTAAAAGTGATCGTACGTAAATCTCTTTAAATAGCTCCTAGTCAAAAAAGGGACTATATTTAGCTGAAATGTAAGCTCCAGTCATGAAACTTGACCAACGGCCAACCCATGATGCCAGAGATGTATGTGATTTGgtctagtagtttctgagaaacatgGATACATGTAAAACATTCACAATATTTTATGATACAAATGGGCACAATTTTAACAACTCTAAATTTTGTTTAACCCTAGATACTCGATATTTGATAATAAATTACTTCCTCCTAGTAATCACGTGATTATATATTAAAGGTTGGTTATTAATAAACATATTCGACTACAAACTCGGGATTTGAATCTAACAACATGTAAGCCGGATcgagttttgaaaacatttagtcTGGTAGTTCCTGACAAATAACTACCCTGAAAAATGTGCTTACATACAAAAGTCACAACATTTCTAAGTTCAAAAAAAgagtataattttgacaaaataaaagc
Protein-coding sequences here:
- the LOC123550499 gene encoding uncharacterized protein LOC123550499, whose product is MEVSGRRSSNDKNLSLSRGSADDFEFSCQPCAGEGHHVEAAGFCQNCKEYLCITCYKYHCKPTPTRHHVLLDKYNMPKDRAPASAKYGCTLTCTKHASEIVKFFCKQHDAVGCGDCMILDHKSCKIDYIPDISKDFIDGEEYVQLVARAKQLENNAKSLKKEIEEDGKEVYRLYAKTVGDIRAFRKQVDKYLEDIEQKLLDQCETLKMKTDTMLKAFENELQPMKLELEDIHSQLASQAKQSGDLFVQAKQISFRLKKTEEELKFLNEKNEPSMYTFEKNNKILEYFKTKQGSLGDIRPKQIRNRQVMSPRRLQDLTPTVIGEVRVKSSTDRSNCGITGIVAIAPDTLVCTDFYNHSVKLIDIKSDKITSELKLKAETWDITYVSYDQLAVTVTSERKICLLSFRSGLSKTRDFAVDGRCEGIAYSNNRLVVSYIDPPKVEILSLDGKVIQKIDTDSSGKALFQFPQYIAVDRDRNCIYVSDFFTNSVTKVTTSGKILDTYKDTNLLSPKGIAVYSDGSVLVCNNGNNNLHLLSSENKKIKTVLNKTRRPYALCFNRESESLFLSTEGSKCNTILNYKLT